In Colletotrichum destructivum chromosome 1, complete sequence, the sequence CGAGTGGGTGAattgagtgagtgagtgagtgagtggaaGTGACGGGTAACAGTCAATGGCCACAACTGTTGCGACGGTATCCCAACCTACAGAATACAGGTAGAGGGAGGGTTCTGGAtgccgaaggagaagagtgGGAACAATTGCCTTTGTCGCGCCAGGTTCGTTCTCCCAAGTATCCATCCAACCAAATCGTGGGATTGGATACGACGGCGGACTCGACGAACAATGTGCAAGGATGATATGTCGGAGCTTGGGGGGGGTTGAACAAGACGAACAAGAAGAGACTATGCGACGCGGTCGCTGTGGGTGGTGTACGATGTAGAACGGTGTACGGTGTGCGGTGTGCGGTGTACGCCCTGTGTGTCCCCTACCCTTTCCCCTCTTCAAGGATTCGGGGGGTTGCGAGCTGtgttttttttggggggcTGGCGGGAGGTACgggggaaggagaagggcgaaTGGATGCTGTCTCCTCCCAGTCTGCTCGCTagagctggacgaggcgacgGGGGGGCATGTTATGGgttgagatgagatgggacGTTTGGAACGAGCGGAAGAAGGAACAACGAAACAAAACCAGTAGATTGAGGTAAAATGGCAGGGCAGGGGGGCTGGATTATGGACGGACGTACAATACAATAGGGAATAGCTTACgtgggcgggcgaggcgggatgagatggaatgggtgtgtctgtctgtctgtctgtctgtctgtctctctaATCTCTTTCTCGCTTTCCCTGAggatgagtgagtgagagagtgaccgagcgagcgagcgagcgagtgTGTGCTACGTCTGTCTTCCCAAGCCTTTTTGTTTCGCGGACGGAACacggcgagcagcaggaTAAGACGGCACGGTTAGAATGGCGATTCGGACTGATCGCGTCGTAAAGAGATGGATGTAAGAAGGACGGATGGCTGGAAAGGAGACGGCGCAAGACGAGGTCAAGTAAGGGtactgactgactgactgactgactgagaAAAGAGCCGGGTGGACTGGAACGGACGGCAACCATGGAAAAAGTTGGTGTTGGCGGCCGAGAAAATACCTTACGTAGCCCGACGGCACATAGCCCAATCCCGAGGGCCATGCCAGTCTGGGCATCCGCAGTTCTCTCTTGGTGTTTCTCCAGGTGTCGGTCGACTGACCTAACTAACTAAACTCTCCTCCCAAAGTGTGCTGCTTCCAGCCAGCCCCAGGAGAGCTCTGAtctgctttgctttgctttgctttgctttgctcTGCTCTGCTATGCTCTCTCTGGCTTGTGTTgttactgctgctgctactgctgccgCCCACCGGATGCTCGGGAACTTCCTCAACTCATGATCAACCTATGATGTATTGGAGGTATTACTGGACCCTTTGCTTGCCACAATTTCTTCTAATCAGGGGGGGTGACTTTGGAACTTCTCGTTCGTACTTGTAGTACTCGTagtgctggtgctgctgctggtgcccGCAGCCTCTCACTGCCAGTTCACAGTTGAGTGTAGAATGTGGGCTCTGATGCAGGCTTGTAGTGGAAGGCTGTGCGAATTGCCATATCTTGACGGTGCAAAAGTCATCGCTCTCAGTGTGTACCTTGTAACCACAtaagaaagagagggaaaaaacCACTGCAGTGTAGCGTGTAAAGTACGAGAGTCAAGAACGGGTTGGCGTGATTCGTGGCCGAGTGTGAAAGACATAGTGAAGGAGTCGGCGCACAACGGTCCGCAGTGTACATACAAGTAGAGGCTTCTCCTGTTGACCTTCTTTCtgcgtcgttgtcgacgtcCGGGCATGTCCCTGAACTGAATGCTGCACTGGTAACAGGCTTGCGCCGTCGGGGGCTTATTTGCAGGCAATGCCCAGGCAAGTCGTGTGATGAGCCACGAGCCAAAAGCGCATAACCGTAAAGCAATATCGGCCAACTATGGACCTACTGTGTCTTCCTTCCGCTATCTGCTGGGGATACGCCCCGATGGTGATATCGAATAGTCGTTGTCCCGGATCGGTAGGGTTCTGTTTGTTGTTTATGTTAACGGTGTTAATGGACAACGCATTGTCAAAGGGCCCCGAACCAACTCGCCGATATTACCAACGTCCTGctggaaaaggaagaagatgcGGCGGAAGCTCATTCGACGTGTCAACTCGGCCCAAATTCGTGGCCGTCATCGTGTCGGCGTGCCCTGTCGGCGTGTCTATTTCGTACTAGTGCCTCTGTAGTCCCAACTATGCTCTGCCTCTTCCGAATCGATCAACACGAGTCTGCCACCAAGTGAGTTAGGCGATGAACACAGACCCCAGCATGCCGAGATTTCGGCAGACGTGCCGGGCTCatctttttttgttttttggtttttttttgtcttaTCCGTTAGGGAACAAATGATCGAGTGTTGATTTACTGGTCAACTTCGGCCGGCCAGTCTGTATCGCTAtcgcatcatcatcaccttcCCAAATATCGCCGCCAAGGTGAAGCATGTCGTTTTGGTTGATGTCTCGAGCCACTACTAgactcgacgacgaccaagcCGCACACCCATCCACTTTGCGGAGCCACAACAGGCAATGGCAATGCAAGTCACGCCACTCCGGGCGATGGGGACGGGCATCGGGGCTGAAGGGTCCCCTCTGTTGCAACTAACTGCGATTCCGCAAGAGTTCCAAGGAAATCCAAGACCAATCCCTGAAAGACCCTACGTGTCTTGGTAGTCCTGTGAGAAccccacgccgccatcatTGGCTCGTCCGAGGGATCATGAGCCATCGTACTCCTCGCCACACTATCTTGGAAAAGCCGTGGTAGAATCATCTTTAAAGACCTATTAAGGGTTGGAACGAAATGAGGGGCGGCCAAGTGCGAATGAGACACAGTAGAGGGAGCGGAGAGCGTCTCTGCAAGTCCCATCGTCCGCCGGTGCCACCGGCTCCGAACCGTGCGGCTCCAAACGACCATGTTTCAGTCGCACGCGTGTTTGCATCATGGCTCAGTCCATGTCATGTTCTCCTTTTTGTTCTTCTACCATGTATTCTCTCGCATTGAGACGCAATCTCTGCCATCTCAAGTCTGGCTGGTGTTCCAAACCGCGAGATCCGGGCTCGCTAGGCCAACCCAGGAAGTGTTGCATTGAGACTAGCGGCCGGGGCCACGACAGGGGACCACGTTGCAACAGGAGGCCCAAATCGGGTTTTTCGACTGGCTCCGCGCCTTGGAAGACGGGCGGAAAGACGGTTTTTCCTACGCGGCTTCTCCTCCTACGTACCACAGTGACTGTGGTGCCCTAGACCGGCAGTACCTGTAAACACCCAACAGGCGGTTCTTGTAGCGGTGAGAACGGCAGGGCTGGCGATATGAGTGAGTGGCAAAGAGCCTGACGTGGATATCCCAGCGAGCAACTATGCGATGCcccccgccgtcctccgtcGCCCAATTTTGAGCCTTGGATTGTGGCACGGCCAAGGGAGTGTGAGAGAAGTTCAGTCGCGAGTCTATCAAGAAGGCTTGTTGGTTGGGGAAGAAAGTGAAGTCCCTGCAGCAGTAAGAGCAGCAGCGCAACAACTGGCGCCGCGGTTTGGAGAAGATGCCAAGGGGGGTTCCAAAGAGGGCGGATTCGCACCGGGCGGCGAGTGATAACGACCGTGACTGCATGTAAGCTTGTCAGTCAACATCCTAGGGCAAGCCAGTCAGTGCCTGCGTGTAGGACCACCCAGCATCACCTCAATTGGCAaatggcggcgatgacgacggaaCTTGATGCAGGTGTATGACATGCCAGCAGGAAGAGAGACTCGGCGGGAACTTGGAAGAGCACTGCATCATTCAAACACCCGGAACAGATGCCATTGCGCGTGTGGCTCGTTCGACACGTCGGACACGTCGTTGGCGAGGTAAGGTTGGCCATAACCTAGCAAACGCATCACTGCATCGAATCAAAAGCGAGTCGGTCAATACGGGCGGTCTGGACGCAGTGCAAGTCTTGTGTGAAAGTCGGTAGCGAGCAGCAGAACAAGGCAGAGAGTCGAAACAAGGCTTTAGCGCGAATTGGAAAGCGATGAGAAACAGTAGCGCGGTTATGCGGCATGCAGATAAGTCGGTTGGGTGTCGAGAAAAAGAGACGGGTGTGCGATGCTCCGTACTTAGTGTACAAGACGCGTGTGTCCATCTGACTGCGTTTGGGTGGGCGGGTTGGTCGAGAAAAGTCGGATATGACAGGTAGATACCGAATTGCTGTCTAGTCCCGGCAGTTAGTACCTGGCAGACGCAGAGGGAATCtggggaaagggagaggggaatCGATGACTTGTGAGTGAGTGCGTCACTGATTCACTGCATTGCATCGTTAAGTACTCTGTGTAGACTTGTGGTGTTGTGTGTGCGTgagtgtgtatgtgtgtgtgtgtgtgtctgtgcgtgtgtgtggcAGGGAACGTTGGGCAAGGTTCGGGCGAGAGGTCTGACCGTCGCGTGTGAAGTGACGGGTGCCGCGGTTGCTGATGCAGAACCAAGGTGTAACTGGCTAGGTAGGTATACGTCCTGCATCCGTACTGTAAGTACATCCGAGCGAGGGTTCACGGAATAGAATTCAAGTCGTCGCTTCGCATCCTGTCCTgtcctctcctcttctgTCAGGCGAAAAGGGAAGTCGTCGGCGTGGCCGAGGGTTCATCTTCCACTGGGGAATGGGTTAAACGATGCATTTGATAGCTGgtcgttgttgatgttgtttcTTGTATTGCGAATCGATGGAGGCCAAACGGTGGTTGGTGATGATATGGTGAAGGCgtgacagagagagagacacacacacacacatgcacaCATAACACACACAGGGTCGAGCGAAATAGACCAAAAAGGAAAGGGGTACGTACGTACGTGGGGAATGGAAATTCTCGATTcgaagggaaggaaggtgTGGGGAAGcgccctccccttccagcCTTCAGCCACTTCCTTCTCCGGGCACCGCCAACATCGTAGCTGCCATGATCTGGGATCGACGCCGCTGAGGTCATGGCAAGCTCTAAAGTGGGGTTTCTGAGTCGCGGATTCGTAACCTGCTGCCGCGCTGCACCCGCACCTGCCCAGCCCGCCCCTGCACACCCAGTCTGAGTCTGCGTTGCTGCAGTCGCGATGCATCGTGTCTTGCACCTGCCCGCCCCGCCAGAATGTCAAGCATATTGGGATGGGAGCGAGTTTGAAATGGGAAAGAATGGGCAGGAAGGAAGACAAGAAAACTGGATGACTAGCGGTGGGAGGgacaagaagaggaaagaggaGCAAGCATTCGCTGCCACTTTCAACTCCATGTACCAGTGTACCtatgtacctaggtacctaggtacctaggtaagtgTAGGTATTGGTAGCCTCAGGAATGACATCCACCCACCATCCCCTGGTGCGCGATGTTCTGAGGCTggccaaaaaaaaaccccccaagAAAAAAACCCACCAAGAAAACCCTCGCATCGTCCCAATCGGAAACAACGCATTATCAACAGATCCCAATACAGTCAAGCTTGTGCAGCCTCAGAACAACACATCACAGTACAACAAATAGCCCCTGGCTAAACAATATTGGGATCCATCACCCATGATTCAATGCACTCACTGACTGAACCAAGgcacagacacagacacaggcaaaggcaaaggcatTTACCGCACGCATAGGTACGGTACGGTAACATCAGCTTCCGGAGCTAGCTCACCGCAATCCACGTCGTCTCTCGAGGGGGAAGCACGAAAAAACACCAATCTTCATGTACATGATTGTACATCCACCAGCACCGGTACCGGCACCGCGATCGGCCAACCTGTTTGACGAAAAGAACCAGATTTACCTTGTCTTCTCCACGTTTCTCGACTCTTCATCGTCACAGACTGTTCAAGATTTGCAGACTCCCCCAGTCCCCGTTCGACAAACCCTTTACCCTTCAGGCACACCTCCGCGGGGGGACTGATGCCGATCAGCGGTATCTGcatgtcccccccccctggacATGTCAGTCCTCGATTGGAGCCCAATGAGCAGCCTCGCCGACCATCCCAATCGTCAATCGTCAATCGTCAAACCACAATACCACATCCCTTCAACGCCGTTGGTCCTCCGAACCCCGTATCGCCCCGTCAACTTTGCTTCCGGTTCTGTCTCCGAACTGCCGCCCGCTGCCTGTCGCACGTCACACATCGCTCGGGTTGTTttctcgccggcggcttccCCAATCCGGCAGCCtcagcatcggcatcgacatcaGCCTCGGAAACCGCGCACCCCTGACGCCGTCCATCTTCGTCCTGTTCGCCTCATCTGCTGTAATCTATCCTTCCATCACCTGCTTCCCTCGGATCTGCACCGCCAAATCGGCTTCTGTCAGCCACAGGATCCATCTCCCTGGAGATCCCGACAAGAAAACTCCGCGCCAACCACTGGGGCCTGCGAGCGCTAgactacctaggtagtgtGTTAGCGTGCTTGTATGGACACAATAGGCCTGACTATGACTAACCCGCGCAGCGGATACCCGGCTCGGGTGGCTCTAATGTTGGCTGGCGTCGGGCATTACCGCTCACCCCCTAGGGCGGGCTTGATAGCGCCGTCATGCGATCGATTTACCGTAGCTGGCCTCACTCTTGCGCGCGCGACCAACATTAGGTCCGCCCCCGAAGAACGAGGCAATCTCGCCACGGTCGTCGTCCGGGCCGTGTGAGAAGGCGCTGAGTGCTGAGTGGATTGTTCTGGACAAGGTCTAGACCCGTGTCCCCGGAGCGCCGGCATACCCGTCTGTTGCTCGCATCATGGTGTGTGCCATGTCGGAAGCCCGTTTGACGGACGCACCACGCTGCTACCAAGGTGCGCTCCCCCGCCGACACACGCCGGCCGACCAATCCGAccactcacacactcaccctctctctctctctctctctctctctctctctctctctctctctctctctctctcacacacacacacacacgcatacaCGCAGCGTCgctgtcggcgccgccttgtTTGCAGCTCAACCCGGAATCTGCCATGGTTCACTTTCATGTGCCGGATACGATGATGCATTGCACTCGCTGCAACAGCCCTCGATACATATGCCAtgcagctgctgctcggACCCTCTGGCGACCCTCGCCAACGGTGCCCGGGTAGCCAACGAACCAACTACCCCTGCGGCGGCAGGGCATCTGCCAAGTTTGCCGACCTTCTTCGCCATGCAGATGCATGCACTTGGTGCCTGAATCACCGATGTTGCGAATCCTGTGCCTCAGATGGATCATGACACGGCACTGGCGTCGCGCCGCAATGGTACATACAGCCTCGGCCTAGGACGTGCAGCTCTTGTCTCGCCCCCGTGCTGGCGTCGGCAGAACTCTAGAGATCATGGATGTCTTGAGGTCTACCTACAGATACTCTCTTTTAGGATGGATCTGGTCCTCTATGTGTGTCCCACAACAAGTGCCTTGTCATCATGATGGATACCTTCGGCaccgttgttgttgttaattttctttttctcttctctttaGCGAAAATGGCGCCCCTTGGGTCCTCGTGTCGTCGAGAGCCATCACGTAGAGCAGAAGGGACATCAGCAATCCTCTGCCGCCGCTTTCGCTCGTGACTGAAGGAGCTGGTGCTCTCATGACATGCGATATGCCAAGCGATGATGTGAATGGCGGACATGGCTCAAGGATGAGGGCCGGGATCGAGAGAAAAAGACAACGGATtcgatggcgatgagagGAGGCCACCCGTGTGtgttgagagagagaggcttgAGTTACTTCTCAGTCCCGAATGTCCTGATATTCCCACCCATGTCTGCCTATCATGTTGCTTCTGGACTTGGAGGTCATGTTAGTAAATGCATCGTCCTCTGTTCACCCTTCCGGGGAAACACCTCATCCGCGGCCACTCGCTTTTTCCGGTGATTAAACAGAACCTGGCCAAGCTATCAATCGTCGTTGTTGTGTCCCTTGGACAAACCTCGTAAGAAATGGGAACCCGCATGTGCCGCGAGAACTCGATCGGACACGCGAAGACAGCCGCCCATGATCCCGACAGAATTCCTCACCTCACATTCCTCGGTGTtaccctcccccccctcccaaagGTACCTCCCGCCCTTACCCTTGGACGACCTCCCTCTTGTCTTCTACAggctcctccctcctcctccagaACCCGTCAAGAATCAGCCTCGCCATCTGCCCGTTCGTGATCGGGATCTCCTTGTCCCCGACCCTTTCTCTCcggacctcctcctccgaaGCCCAGACGTAGTCGGCGTGCTCATCCGGGTCGATCCTCACCTCCAGCTCgtctccgtccccgtccACGGCCCCGTCCCCGGTCTCTCTCACCCGGACCTCGAACGCGAAGCGGCAATACACGGCCGTCCCCGTGCGGTTCGTGAAGAGGCTGCCGGGCTCCCTCGCGGCGCCCTCGCTGACGACGCgcacgacctcgacggcctcgagcccggcCTCCTCCCAGAGCTCGCGCGCGCAGGCGACCAGCAGActcgcgtcgtcgtcgtcggcgcggccgccgggggTCTCCCAGCGCAGCGGCATGCTGTCGTGCGCGGCGCGCTGGACCAGGAggacgcggccgcggcggtcgaagacgagggcgctCGTCGCGAGGCCGTCCCACGacttggcgttggcggcgagcCAGGCGTGCGCGGGCGTGTTGTAGGGCTCGAGGGAGGGCGGGTAGGTGAGGTCGAAGGCCGGGGGCGGCATCTTCGGCGCCGGTTGCtggggggtggtggtggtggtggtggtggtggtcgctgtcgtcgttgttgctgctgctgctgctgccatggatgctgctgctggaggggGAATGGGATGAGTGAATGAAAAAAATGAGTAGGAAATAAGACAGGGCGATTTGAGATAAGCCGGGTGAGTTGGAGATGAGATTGTAGTCTTTGTGGTCTTGTGGCTGTGAGATTGATTTTTTGAGTGAGGGTTTTCGTGGGTGCGGGATCAGCGGGATTTGGACCTGTTTTTTTCCGAGGGGGGCAGCAGTAAAGTAAGTAGGTAGTCTGGCTCTAGTTACGCCTTAATTTCAACTCTCTCGCCTTATCCTACGTCTGACTTGGAGGCTAAAAACGCCTCTTTTGACGCTGCTGCCTGGATCATCAATGTACACTCTCACGCCCCCgcgaacggcggcggccgcctgGGCGTTGACCTCTCTGGATGCTTCGGTGAAGTTCGCGGTGAACGTccgtccgtcgtcgtggctggTGTTGGTTGGCCAGCGTCAGTCAGTGCTGTACGCCCGAGATGGACGGACGGGTGGATGAATGGATGGGCGGGCCGGCCCGGCGGAGTGCTGGTCCAAGTCCATCAAACGGCGGGTGACCGAGAAtaggatgatgatggaaaTAACTTCTTGGTCATGtcttcatcgacgagacCCCACAAGTGTTGGCGGGGGGCCTGTCAGTCCGGAGAGTCTTGAGCGGTTTCCGTATTGTGTCGGCTCGTCCACAGATGGCCACATACCGTCTGTGTGACGTACAAGAACACAACCCTTTGCTTGAAGTGTGTGGTTAGTAGATATCCGGTCTAGTCCTACGAGGTGGTGAACTAGATAGACTTCGACCCTCGTCTAAGGAAATATCATGATGGGTTTCAAATTATCCCACGCTCTGCAACGCTAGCCATCAATCAGCCAGTCCATCCACGCTGTCCCTGATCAGACGCTGCCGG encodes:
- a CDS encoding Putative NUDIX hydrolase domain-containing protein; translated protein: MAAAAAATTTTATTTTTTTTTPQQPAPKMPPPAFDLTYPPSLEPYNTPAHAWLAANAKSWDGLATSALVFDRRGRVLLVQRAAHDSMPLRWETPGGRADDDDASLLVACARELWEEAGLEAVEVVRVVSEGAAREPGSLFTNRTGTAVYCRFAFEVRVRETGDGAVDGDGDELEVRIDPDEHADYVWASEEEVRRERVGDKEIPITNGQMARLILDGFWRRREEPVEDKREVVQG